A genomic segment from Chiroxiphia lanceolata isolate bChiLan1 chromosome 27, bChiLan1.pri, whole genome shotgun sequence encodes:
- the MISP gene encoding mitotic interactor and substrate of PLK1 produces MDRVTRHLVFQLPQASHRPDSSDGYQTSSLAELRADSDDDVFGSTQHSTQRVENGYGWKRRSQSPSYFLEGGKDVWTPSPDRESKLEVVRSGSLYDLRAYRGERKPSKLYDEEEQDLYRVPPPNISPEKARELEDERREVIRSQVMRKSSTIAERWSSMDELSSINTGTGSQGEGKHAGSVTTSFAISFDKPSPGRAATPVDPDNIDTEQINFSAARQQFLMLEKSSPGSFFSPGQQAISPKPESVTKVSKEEWHSPEMATKAVRGYGSAGASSQSRRDKSVYQVYNVSYKTPEKEEVYTPRKAHTERSYPIVKMSSLTKALSREDLDSGLGEMYNEANTGYGSDGSASNETFSGLVDLRAASNGLGKEMKVSSETPIEREIRMAMEREENLWKERGIQRLTSGSELVEIQTKPVLALHGSPGPGRKGKDRGRASLYVQREIEQETKREEDLKRQGRLLGAYDRGTQQELDERRRVFEQEEAPPQKSTAPRQAEERRCWVKEFVVEQPSSPSPTEDTRGRRSSPSYTASIAHFQLSQPRFTVSERSPEKPSVSQHASASASKWGSKDSWGGKLPGSTPSPTGTAVLPREYFSLSFWKPKVSFAEDMGTQSPLRREDGREEQYRLRTWKPQTSALIEEEIRSDLQREEELQEQRRRLMNHYGDGVPQEGSRSRHSSAASGASGSYSVSGSPVSTPASHQTGILGLMSSFTPLRVASSSQGSMETPTPDSSRSSPFEERRRRVKEDGKYAGIEPIDKVNTEVVESTRVIRHKSAMAQRWEAGQYVRDED; encoded by the exons ATGGACAGAGTCACCAGACATCTGGTGTTCCAGCTCCCACAGGCCTCTCACAGGCCTGACTCCAGCGATGGGTACCAGACCAGCTcgctggcagagctgagggccGACAGTGACGACGATGTGTTTGGCTCCACTCAACACAGCACCCAGAGGGTAGAAAATGGCTATGGCTGGAAGAGGAGGTCCCAGTCACCCTCATATTTCCTGGAGGGTGGAAAAGATGTCTGGACCCCGTCCCCGGACAGGGAGTCCAAGCTGGAGGTGGTGAGGTCGGGAAGCCTGTACGACCTCAGGGCTTACAGGGGCGAGAGGAAACCCTCAAAGCTCTATGATGAGGAGGAACAGGACCTGTACAGGGTCCCTCCACCCAACATCTCACCCGAGAAAGCCAGGGAGCTTGAGGACGAGAGGAGGGAGGTCATCCGGAGCCAGGTGATGAGGAAGAGCTCCACCATTGCCGAGAGGTGGAGCTCCATGGATGAGCTGAGCTCCATCAACACTGGCACGGGCAGCCAGGGTGAAGGCAAGCATGCAGGCAGCGTCACCACCAGTTTTGCCATCAGCTTTGACAAAccttccccaggcagggctgcgACACCTGTGGACCCTGACAATATCGACACGGAGCAGATCAACTTCTCCGCGGCTCGGCAGCAGTTTCTGATGCTAGAGAAGAGCAGCCCAGGCTCTTTTTtcagcccagggcagcaggcCATATCCCCTAAGCCAGAGTCAGTGACAAAAGTCTCCAAAGAAGAGTGGCACAGCCCTGAGATGGCCACGAAGGCTGTGAGAGGTTACGGTAGTGCCGGTGCATCaagccagagcaggagggacAAGAGCGTTTACCAGGTTTACAATGTGTCCTACAAGACACCGGAGAAGGAGGAGGTTTATACTCCCAGAAAAGCTCACACTGAAAGGTCGTATCCCATTGTGAAAATGTCCAGCCTGACCAAAGCATTGTCCAGAGAGGACCTGGACTCTGGCTTGGGTGAGATGTATAACGAAGCCAACACAGGCTACGGCAGTGATGGAAGTGCCTCCAATGAGACCTTCAGTGGCCTTGTGGATCTGAGGGCTGCCAGCAACGGGCTGGGCAAGGAGATGAAGGTCAGCAGTGAGACGCCCATCGAGCGGGAGATCCGCATGGCgatggagagggaggagaacCTCTGGAAAGAGAGGGGTATCCAGCGGCTGACCTCCGGCAGTGAGCTGGTGGAGATCCAGACCAAGCCTGTCCTCGCCCTTCATGGCTCTCCCGGCCcaggcaggaaagggaaggacagaggcCGTGCTTCCCTTTATGTCCAGAGGGAAATCGAGCAGGAAACCAAGCGGGAGGAAGATCTGAAGAGGCAAGGGAGGCTTCTGGGGGCGTATGACAGGGGGACGCAGCAGGAGCTGGACGAGCGCAGGAGGGTGTTTGAGCAGGAGGAAGCCCCCCCGCAGAAGTCCACAGCCCcaaggcaggcagaggagcggaGGTGCTGGGTTAAGGAGTTTGTGGTGGAGCAGCCCTcgagccccagccccacagaagACACCAGGGGCAGGAGAAGCAGTCCCAGCTACACAGCGAGCATCGCGCACTTCCAGCTGTCCCAGCCGCGCTTCACCGTCAGCGAGAGGAGCCCGGAGAAGCCCTCGGTGTCCCAGCACGCTTCCGCCAGTGCCAGCAAATGGGGGAGCAAGGATTCCTGGGGAGGAAAGCTTCCCGGCTCCACCCCAAGCCCCACCGGCACTGCTGTCCTGCCCAGAGAGtacttctccctctccttctggAAGCCGAAGGTCTCCTTCGCGGAGGACATGGGGACGCAGAGCCCGCTGCGGAGGGAGGACGGCCGGGAGGAGCAGTACCGGCTGCGGACCTGGAAGCCCCAGACGTCTGCACTGATTGAGGAGGAGATCCGGAGCGAcctgcagagggaagaggagctgcaggagcagcggCGGCGGCTGATGAACCACTACGGAGACGGTGTTCCCCAGGAGGGCTCCCGCTCTCGGCACAGCTCCG CTGCTTCAGGTGCCAGCGGCAGCTACTCGGTGTCTGGGTCTCCTGTCTCCACTCCTGCCTCACACCAGACGGGGATCCTGGGGCTGATGTCGTCCTTCACCCCACTGAGAGTGGCCAGTTCCTCCCAGGGCAGCATGGAGACCCCCACCCCAGACTCGTCACGTTCCAGCCCCTttgaagagaggaggaggagggtgaaggAGGATGGAAAG TACGCAGGCATAGAACCCATCGACAAGGTCAACACAGAG GTGGTGGAAAGCACCCGAGTGATCCGTCACAAGAGCGCCATGGCCCAGCGCTGGGAGGCCGGGCAGTACGTCCGCGACGAGGACTGA